From a single Pseudoalteromonas nigrifaciens genomic region:
- the mltF gene encoding membrane-bound lytic murein transglycosylase MltF, translating to MLKEKLIIIITLVMLLCACDIQEQSTQLAQIKAQNKIRVGTLASASNYYQAVQGEQGFEYELSQAFADYLGVELEIVPFFNLSDMFARLQSGDLDLIASGLTYNKTRAQQYRFGPTYRTISQKLVYKQGIERPRDYDDLTGNLMVIAKSSHSLTLQKVKKSNPELNWSETEEFDEEELLQAVIDGEIDYTLADTHTLSLFRRYHPNLSIGFSITHNDPIAWMLRKSNDDSLYALLVPFFGEAKQNNQLYVLEEKYFGHVRQFNYVNTLAYIEAIKETLPKYQPWFEQYAGTLDWRLLAALSYQESMWNPRAKSPTGVRGIMMLTRNTAKQVGVTNRLEPEQNIRGGAKYLSKLIKRIPDRIPQPDRTWLALAAYNVGWGHVNDARIITKQQGASPDKWADVKKRLPLLIKKRYYRKTRYGYSRGDVAVSYVDNIRRYYDALVWLDENNAIEEKPEAPVVAPKIGDEVEAK from the coding sequence ATGTTGAAAGAAAAACTAATCATAATTATTACTTTAGTTATGCTGTTGTGTGCATGCGATATACAAGAGCAGTCGACTCAACTTGCCCAAATAAAAGCGCAAAACAAAATTAGAGTGGGTACATTAGCCAGTGCCAGTAACTATTATCAGGCAGTACAAGGTGAGCAAGGCTTTGAATACGAGCTTTCTCAGGCCTTTGCAGACTATTTAGGTGTAGAGCTTGAAATAGTCCCATTTTTTAATTTATCAGACATGTTTGCACGCCTGCAAAGCGGTGATCTTGATTTAATTGCCTCAGGCCTTACCTATAATAAAACACGTGCACAACAATATCGTTTTGGCCCTACCTACCGAACCATTAGTCAAAAACTAGTGTATAAACAAGGTATAGAGCGACCACGCGACTATGATGATTTAACTGGTAATCTCATGGTTATAGCTAAAAGTAGTCACTCACTTACTTTACAAAAAGTAAAAAAAAGCAATCCAGAACTTAACTGGAGCGAAACCGAAGAATTTGACGAAGAAGAGTTACTACAAGCCGTTATTGATGGCGAAATAGATTACACTTTAGCCGACACCCATACGTTATCGTTATTTCGTCGTTATCACCCTAATTTAAGTATTGGTTTTTCAATTACGCATAACGACCCGATCGCGTGGATGCTGCGTAAATCAAATGACGATTCGCTTTATGCTTTATTAGTCCCTTTTTTTGGTGAAGCAAAACAAAATAATCAACTTTATGTACTTGAAGAAAAATACTTTGGTCACGTTCGTCAATTTAACTACGTAAATACACTTGCCTATATTGAAGCAATAAAAGAAACACTGCCTAAATACCAACCATGGTTTGAACAATATGCAGGAACACTTGATTGGCGTTTACTCGCAGCATTAAGCTATCAGGAATCTATGTGGAACCCGCGAGCAAAATCACCAACTGGGGTGCGAGGAATTATGATGCTAACCCGTAATACTGCTAAGCAAGTTGGGGTTACTAATAGGTTAGAGCCAGAGCAAAATATTCGCGGTGGCGCAAAATACTTAAGTAAACTAATTAAACGTATCCCCGATCGTATTCCACAACCAGACAGAACCTGGCTCGCACTTGCTGCGTATAATGTAGGCTGGGGACATGTAAACGACGCACGAATTATTACTAAACAACAAGGCGCAAGCCCTGATAAGTGGGCCGATGTTAAAAAGCGCTTACCATTACTAATTAAAAAACGTTACTACCGAAAAACGCGTTATGGCTATTCTCGTGGTGATGTTGCGGTGAGCTATGTTGATAATATTCGCCGTTATTACGATGCCCTAGTTTGGCTTGATGAAAATAACGCAATAGAAGAAAAACCAGAAGCACCTGTAGTTGCCCCTAAAATTGGGGATGAGGTTGAAGCAAAATAG
- the tadA gene encoding tRNA adenosine(34) deaminase TadA, protein MNERFDDNYWMQQALTYAKQAEQLDEIPVGAILVKDNQLVAAGYNRSITDNDPSAHAEMMAVRKGGKALNNYRLIDCTLYVTLEPCSMCAGLLVHSRIKRLVFGAADAKTGSAGSIMNLLQEPKLNHQVEVLGGVLEGQCATIISDFFKRRRAQIKAAKKAARNSNEL, encoded by the coding sequence ATGAACGAACGATTTGATGACAACTATTGGATGCAACAAGCGTTAACGTACGCAAAGCAAGCAGAACAACTAGATGAGATCCCTGTTGGTGCCATTCTTGTTAAAGACAATCAGCTTGTTGCTGCAGGGTATAACCGTTCTATTACTGATAATGACCCATCAGCTCATGCTGAAATGATGGCTGTACGTAAAGGCGGTAAAGCACTTAATAATTATCGTTTAATTGATTGCACGCTTTATGTGACCTTAGAGCCATGCTCTATGTGCGCGGGGTTATTAGTGCACAGTAGAATTAAGCGTTTAGTGTTTGGTGCTGCCGATGCTAAAACAGGATCTGCTGGCTCGATTATGAATTTGTTGCAAGAGCCTAAGCTAAATCATCAGGTGGAGGTATTAGGTGGTGTACTAGAGGGGCAGTGCGCTACTATTATATCTGACTTTTTTAAGCGCAGAAGAGCGCAAATTAAGGCAGCCAAAAAGGCTGCTCGTAATAGCAATGAACTTTAA
- a CDS encoding inosine/guanosine kinase, producing the protein MKFPGRRRHKHYFPVEAKDPLTNQLNATERLHSSYITGIDQIVVDIEAKVDQAFLDEFKLQRGMSQVIDSDVTNALYERLKLHEMVDYEYAGGTVGNTMHNYSVLADDRSVLLGVMSENINIGSYAYRFLCNTSSRVDLDYLQPVDGPIGRCFTLIDETGERTFAISAGLMNHLRPESIDKSLIENSSALVISAYLMRTQGAETMTEATIQAVKYANDAGVPVVLTLGTKFLIEQDPTWWANFVEKHVDILAMNEEEGLAITGFEDPLLAADKALDWVDLVICTAGEKGLFMAGYVDEQLKRETEYTLLPGAIPDFNRYEFSRAMRKADCDDPIRAYSHTAPFMGGPDSIKNTNGAGDCALAAVLHDLSANVYHKINVSNSAKHQQKAITYSSLSQISKYANRASFEVLVQHSPRLSRGLPEREDCLELVYWDK; encoded by the coding sequence ATGAAATTTCCTGGACGTCGCAGGCATAAACATTATTTTCCAGTGGAAGCCAAAGATCCACTAACTAATCAACTTAACGCCACAGAAAGATTACACAGTAGCTATATTACCGGAATCGATCAGATTGTTGTCGATATCGAAGCCAAGGTCGATCAAGCTTTCCTCGATGAATTTAAGCTGCAACGAGGCATGTCACAAGTTATAGATAGTGACGTCACTAACGCCTTATATGAGCGTTTAAAGCTACATGAAATGGTTGACTACGAGTATGCTGGCGGAACCGTTGGTAATACTATGCACAACTATTCAGTACTTGCCGATGACAGATCTGTGCTATTGGGCGTAATGAGTGAAAACATAAATATAGGCAGTTATGCTTATCGTTTTTTATGTAATACCTCAAGCCGCGTAGATTTAGATTATTTACAACCAGTAGATGGGCCAATTGGTCGCTGCTTTACACTAATTGATGAAACTGGTGAGCGAACCTTTGCTATAAGTGCAGGGTTAATGAACCACTTACGCCCTGAATCTATCGATAAAAGCCTTATTGAAAATTCTTCCGCGTTGGTGATCAGTGCTTATTTAATGCGCACTCAAGGCGCAGAAACCATGACAGAAGCCACCATACAAGCGGTTAAATACGCTAATGATGCTGGTGTACCTGTGGTACTTACACTTGGAACTAAATTCTTAATTGAACAAGATCCAACCTGGTGGGCTAACTTTGTTGAAAAGCATGTCGATATTCTTGCAATGAACGAAGAGGAAGGCTTGGCAATTACTGGTTTTGAAGATCCCCTTTTAGCAGCTGATAAAGCGCTTGATTGGGTCGACTTAGTAATTTGTACTGCCGGTGAAAAAGGCTTATTCATGGCAGGTTACGTTGACGAGCAATTAAAACGCGAAACCGAGTACACATTATTACCTGGTGCAATTCCAGATTTTAATCGTTATGAGTTCTCACGTGCTATGCGCAAAGCTGACTGTGATGATCCAATTAGAGCCTATAGCCACACAGCCCCATTTATGGGTGGCCCTGATTCAATCAAAAACACCAATGGTGCTGGTGATTGTGCGCTTGCGGCGGTTTTACATGATTTATCTGCCAATGTTTATCATAAAATAAACGTCAGTAACTCAGCAAAACACCAGCAAAAAGCAATTACCTACTCGTCATTATCACAAATAAGTAAATACGCTAACAGAGCAAGCTTTGAAGTATTAGTGCAGCACTCTCCTCGCTTATCTCGTGGTTTACCAGAGCGCGAAGATTGCCTCGAACTAGTCTACTGGGATAAATAA
- the glsB gene encoding glutaminase B produces the protein MPTTDYQQVLNDITQEVAPLLSQGKVADYIPALAEVDPEQFSIAIYTTSGETFCAGDCTQQFTIQSVSKVMTLTLALQRYGDELWHRVGKEPSGTAFNSLTQLEFEKGIPRNPFINAGAIVTCDALYSRLSAPMHTMLETFRALSGNRCIAIDKKVANSEYEFRHRNAAMGHLMKSFGNFENEVDDVLWAYFNFCAIELNCIELAKAYNFLANNGIDNTSGKRVLPSRQTKQLNSLLFTSGLYDAAGDFGYRVGMPGKSGVSGTVLAVLPNKFTVAVWSPGLNSFGNSVAGIAALELLSKKLDISIF, from the coding sequence TTGCCTACTACTGATTATCAACAAGTATTGAATGACATAACCCAAGAGGTAGCTCCCTTATTATCACAAGGTAAAGTGGCCGATTATATTCCGGCGTTGGCAGAGGTTGATCCCGAACAATTTTCTATTGCTATTTACACTACCTCAGGCGAAACATTTTGTGCGGGTGATTGTACGCAACAATTTACTATTCAATCTGTATCAAAAGTAATGACATTAACGTTAGCATTACAACGTTATGGTGATGAACTGTGGCATCGCGTGGGGAAAGAGCCATCAGGAACTGCATTTAATTCGCTTACTCAGTTGGAATTTGAAAAAGGCATACCTCGTAACCCATTTATTAATGCAGGTGCGATTGTAACCTGCGATGCTTTATACAGTCGCTTATCGGCTCCTATGCATACTATGCTTGAAACATTTCGGGCTTTATCGGGGAATAGGTGTATAGCAATAGATAAAAAGGTAGCAAACTCAGAATATGAGTTTAGGCATAGAAATGCGGCTATGGGGCATTTAATGAAGTCATTTGGTAACTTTGAAAATGAAGTGGATGATGTGCTTTGGGCTTACTTTAACTTTTGTGCTATTGAACTAAATTGTATTGAACTGGCAAAAGCGTATAATTTTTTAGCTAATAATGGGATTGATAACACTTCAGGTAAACGGGTGTTACCGAGCCGTCAAACTAAGCAGCTTAACTCTTTACTCTTTACCAGTGGTTTATATGATGCAGCAGGTGACTTTGGTTATAGGGTAGGTATGCCGGGGAAATCTGGGGTGTCTGGTACGGTTTTAGCGGTATTACCTAATAAATTTACTGTTGCGGTATGGTCACCAGGGTTAAACTCTTTTGGCAACTCGGTGGCGGGAATAGCAGCATTAGAGCTGCTATCAAAAAAACTCGACATTTCAATATTTTAA